AGAAGAGTGGAGTAGAGATCCCTTTGCTCTAACTGTTGAGAAGGGAAAGGCATATGGTAGGGGCGTCAGTGATGACAAAGGTAACATTGTGGCTGCTGTAAGTGCCGCAAAAGAGCTTATAGCAAATGACACTTCAAAAGTGAATCTCAAAATACTTATTTCGCCAAATGAGGAGGTCGGTGGCGAATATGGGATTGACTATTTAATCAATGGCCCGCCAAGCATTCGTAGTGATTTTGCGGTAGTTGTAGACAGTGGTCCAGAATATGTTAGTATAGGCGCCAGTGGTGTAGTTGCAGGAGTAATCACCATTAAGGGTAAACAAGGCCATGCTGGTTATCCCTTTATGTTCAGAAATGCTATACATCTTTCATTACCTTTTCTGGATGAAATAATGCGGTTCTCTGATGCAAGACAAAATGTTGAATCCATGGTTCCTGCTCCCCCGGAGTCACCGCATCGAAATCTCTGGGGCCGTTTCAGTATAACCATGTATCACGCAGGAACAAAAGCCAACGTGATTCCTGGTAAGGCCGAGGTTTGCTTCGATCTGCGCTTGATTCCAGAAGAGAAAGCAGATGATATCATTAATGAGTTTGAGTTGTTCTTCGAGAGTGTAAAAGAAGAGACTTTCGTTGATGCTGATTTGGAAATCAAGCACAAGATTGACGGATGGTCAACGGATCCACAACATCCGATGGTTACCTCTTTCCATGCTGCTGCAAAGGAAGTAGTATCTCCAGATATTGCACTTTGTGGCGAACTTGGTGGAAATGACGGAACTTACTTCAGGAAGGTTGGCATACCTACTGTTTGTTATGGTGTGATTGCTCGAGACTGTAATTTCCATGGAATTGATGAATTCATGCGGTTGTCTGATTTTGGTAAAGTGAAAAACCTGCTTATCCGATTTGCGGAGACTGGTGCCTGATGACCCTCCTTTCAGATCTAGAAATTGGAGCTCCGGGTCCCTTTCTTCCTCCATGGAAGAGTGTTGAGAAAAATGCCCGATTAATCGATTCGCTGGGTTATGATAGCATGGCATTCCCAGACCATTTTGCTGGATTTGTACCTGATAGCATATGGACGCCCGACGTTACTCCCTTGGCTCTCATTCAGCAATCCCCTCATACCTACTTCGAGCTGGGGAGTATAATGTCAGCCTGTGCTGTCGTAACCGAGAGAGTCAAACTGATTTCTGCTGTTACAGAACCGATTCGACGACATCCCTGTTTGCTAGCTCAGATGTTCTTGACACTGGACCATATTAGCCAAGGTCGGACCATTATGGGCATTGGTGCAGGGGAGGTTGAGAATATCGAGCCCTACGGCCTATCGTACTCAGCTCAAGTTGGGAAACTTCGAGAAGCACTAGAAATCATTCACATGATTTGGGAAACTCACAAACCTATCACCTTTGAGGGTCGTTTCTGGAACCTGAAGGATGCAGTGATGTCTTTGAGACCAGCTAGAGAAGGTCACCCACCGCCAATTTGGATTGGGGCGCATGGACCAAAGATGCTTGAGTTAACCGCCGAATTTGGGGATGGCTGGATCCCTACTCTGCTCAAACCCCACGATTATGGCGAGCGGTTAAGAACTATCGAGAGTCACAGGGATCGAATGGACAAACAGGGAGATTTTACACCAGCTTTGTGGAGCTGGTGCATCCTCGATGAGGAACCAACGGTTTGTGAAGAGATGATGGATACTCCATTGGCCAAAGCGTTTGCTCTTCTGTATCCTGCGTCTGAGTGGAAGAAGCGTGGATATTCTCATCCCTTGGGTGACGATTTCTACTCTTTGCGGGATTATATACCTCAAGAACTGGATCGAGAAACCGCACTGAGGGCAATTGAACAAGTTCCAATGGACATCCTCAAGGAGTTTTATCTATATGGCTCAGCTGAGGATATCATATCTGCGCTCGAAGACTATCAGGAACAAGGACTTGAGCACATCATCCTCTGGAATTCTACGGGGATGTTTGATTTAGAACGCACCAAAAACTCTTACAGTATATTGAAGGAAGTTTTGTCCTATGTTAAAGGATAACCCTCCTCTCATACTGGTTACGCAAAACGAGCATAAACTCAAGGAACTTACTCCACTATTCAAGCAATATGATGTGAGTTTCGAAACCTCCCCAATAGAGAAAACAGAAGTTCGCTCTCAGAGTGTTGAAGTTATTGCTAAGAAAGCTGCTCAAATCGCGTATGACTCACTAGGACATCCAGTAGTTCTAGATGATACAGGGTTCTACATTGAGCATCTCAATGGCTTTCCAGGAGCTTATGCAGCCTATGTCCTCGACACAATCGGTACTACAGGGATTCTCAAACTCATGGAAGATGCTACTGACAGAACGGCACGATTCATTACGGGTGTTGGATATTACGATAGTTGTCAATCCAAAACCTTCGAAGGGGTTATGACGGGTCAAATAGGCTATGAAGAAGCAGGAGCGGGCGGCTTTGGATACGATCCTATTTTCAAGCCTGAAGGTTTTGAGAAAACGTATGCTGAGCTTGACTTTTCCGAAAAAGTAGAAATTTCTCATCGTACCCGTGCTTTCAAGAAATTCCTGGAATGGTATACAACTTAAAAGCACTAAGAATTATCACCATTAGTGGTGGTGGTATATGTCTGTCAGTGAAGCTACGAAAAAGGCGCTGAAAGAACTCGGTCTTACTGAATACGAGCTCCAAGCATATGTAGCGTTAGTGTCTGGTGGCGAAATATCGGCCTCTGAGGTGAGCTCAGCTTCTGAAGTTCCATACAGCAGAGTGTATGACGTGTTAAATCGGCTGGAGGATAAAGGATTCATACAAGTTCGAGGCGGGCGTCCTACTATTTATGTTGCGAAAGCCCCTACTGAGGTAGTTCGCCTTGTAAGACTGGAGTGGGAAAAGCGCTTGGAAAAACACGGAGACCGTGTTGTAGAGGAACTACAACCACGCTTCGAGAAAGATACGCAGGCCACAACCCGCGACGTATGGGTACTCCATGGAAGAGCAGCAATTCTTGCAAAAGCGATGGAAATGTTGGAACAAGCAAGAGACGAAGTGAAGCTATCCTTGCCGAGACTAGATTTGTCGCTAGAAGATCTCGATGCTGTTGTTGAAAGAGTTCTTGAGCTGAAGACTAAACGAGTACGGATTCTAACCGCTGATGTTGATGAAACGATTGAACCCGCCATACCTTCGGAATATGAAGTACGGACAAGGGATCGAGTTTTTGGTGCTGGACTGGTTGTTGATTCTGAACAAACCCTGATTATCATTGCAGGAGGCGAAGATGAAACCAGTTTTGTTGGC
This portion of the Candidatus Thorarchaeota archaeon genome encodes:
- a CDS encoding LLM class flavin-dependent oxidoreductase; this translates as MTLLSDLEIGAPGPFLPPWKSVEKNARLIDSLGYDSMAFPDHFAGFVPDSIWTPDVTPLALIQQSPHTYFELGSIMSACAVVTERVKLISAVTEPIRRHPCLLAQMFLTLDHISQGRTIMGIGAGEVENIEPYGLSYSAQVGKLREALEIIHMIWETHKPITFEGRFWNLKDAVMSLRPAREGHPPPIWIGAHGPKMLELTAEFGDGWIPTLLKPHDYGERLRTIESHRDRMDKQGDFTPALWSWCILDEEPTVCEEMMDTPLAKAFALLYPASEWKKRGYSHPLGDDFYSLRDYIPQELDRETALRAIEQVPMDILKEFYLYGSAEDIISALEDYQEQGLEHIILWNSTGMFDLERTKNSYSILKEVLSYVKG
- a CDS encoding M20/M25/M40 family metallo-hydrolase is translated as EEWSRDPFALTVEKGKAYGRGVSDDKGNIVAAVSAAKELIANDTSKVNLKILISPNEEVGGEYGIDYLINGPPSIRSDFAVVVDSGPEYVSIGASGVVAGVITIKGKQGHAGYPFMFRNAIHLSLPFLDEIMRFSDARQNVESMVPAPPESPHRNLWGRFSITMYHAGTKANVIPGKAEVCFDLRLIPEEKADDIINEFELFFESVKEETFVDADLEIKHKIDGWSTDPQHPMVTSFHAAAKEVVSPDIALCGELGGNDGTYFRKVGIPTVCYGVIARDCNFHGIDEFMRLSDFGKVKNLLIRFAETGA
- a CDS encoding TrmB family transcriptional regulator, with product MSVSEATKKALKELGLTEYELQAYVALVSGGEISASEVSSASEVPYSRVYDVLNRLEDKGFIQVRGGRPTIYVAKAPTEVVRLVRLEWEKRLEKHGDRVVEELQPRFEKDTQATTRDVWVLHGRAAILAKAMEMLEQARDEVKLSLPRLDLSLEDLDAVVERVLELKTKRVRILTADVDETIEPAIPSEYEVRTRDRVFGAGLVVDSEQTLIIIAGGEDETSFVGVYSSHVVFAAIANAYFDSLWAESTDFR
- a CDS encoding XTP/dITP diphosphatase, with amino-acid sequence MLKDNPPLILVTQNEHKLKELTPLFKQYDVSFETSPIEKTEVRSQSVEVIAKKAAQIAYDSLGHPVVLDDTGFYIEHLNGFPGAYAAYVLDTIGTTGILKLMEDATDRTARFITGVGYYDSCQSKTFEGVMTGQIGYEEAGAGGFGYDPIFKPEGFEKTYAELDFSEKVEISHRTRAFKKFLEWYTT